A portion of the Edaphobacter bradus genome contains these proteins:
- a CDS encoding flagellar biosynthetic protein FliO: protein MRDLQRRSETSAASKDVGLHGVAGWLQRHLSSRLSVAKRHREMELVETISLGGRRQLMLVACAGQRFLVGADADGVQAIVQVKGERVKDAWEHDAL from the coding sequence ATGCGAGATCTACAAAGACGATCTGAGACGAGTGCGGCGAGCAAGGATGTCGGGTTGCACGGAGTCGCAGGATGGCTTCAGCGCCACTTGAGTAGCCGTCTTTCAGTTGCGAAGCGGCACCGAGAGATGGAGCTTGTTGAGACAATTTCGCTGGGGGGAAGACGGCAATTGATGCTGGTGGCCTGCGCGGGACAGCGCTTTCTTGTCGGGGCGGACGCGGATGGTGTACAGGCGATTGTCCAGGTCAAAGGAGAAAGAGTTAAAGATGCTTGGGAGCATGACGCTCTATGA
- the fliP gene encoding flagellar type III secretion system pore protein FliP (The bacterial flagellar biogenesis protein FliP forms a type III secretion system (T3SS)-type pore required for flagellar assembly.): MTRLRRVLRVGAVVAVVMTCHELQAQRADKSFWVYPHGAARLVTANNAARQVPHTGAKPGLRGVSQSNNDLENKQASQSITSAIEATRSTPWSIVLGLTLLTLLPALLLSMTPLVRLLVVFHFLRQALGTQTAPSNQVLMGLALMMTWFLMQPVLMQVEQQAVTPYRAGTISGEDAIERGMQPVKQYMLRYAREKDLSVFAAAGMSARPKTREELPVQVVVPAYILSELKAGFQIGAVLFLPFLLVDLAVASVTTSIGMMQLPPVVISTPLKILLFVMVDGWNLLADHLIKSF; the protein is encoded by the coding sequence ATGACGCGATTGCGCCGGGTACTACGAGTTGGAGCGGTTGTTGCAGTCGTGATGACTTGCCACGAGTTGCAGGCTCAGCGAGCCGACAAGTCATTCTGGGTGTATCCGCACGGAGCTGCGAGATTGGTGACCGCAAATAATGCGGCTCGGCAGGTCCCCCATACCGGTGCGAAGCCGGGCTTGCGAGGAGTTTCACAAAGCAACAATGATCTGGAGAACAAGCAGGCCAGCCAGTCGATTACAAGCGCGATTGAGGCAACCCGGAGCACCCCGTGGTCAATCGTTCTGGGGCTTACTCTGCTGACCTTGTTGCCGGCCTTGTTGCTGTCGATGACGCCGCTGGTCCGATTGCTAGTTGTCTTTCACTTTCTCAGGCAGGCTCTTGGGACGCAGACTGCTCCGTCCAATCAGGTACTTATGGGGCTCGCACTGATGATGACGTGGTTTCTGATGCAGCCGGTGCTCATGCAGGTAGAGCAGCAGGCGGTGACACCCTATCGCGCCGGTACGATCTCGGGCGAGGATGCGATCGAACGTGGCATGCAGCCTGTGAAGCAATACATGCTGCGGTACGCCCGGGAGAAAGATCTAAGTGTGTTTGCCGCGGCGGGAATGTCGGCAAGGCCGAAGACGCGGGAGGAACTTCCGGTTCAGGTTGTGGTGCCGGCCTACATTCTCAGCGAGTTGAAGGCAGGGTTTCAGATCGGTGCAGTGTTATTTCTTCCGTTTCTGCTGGTGGATCTGGCGGTCGCCAGCGTAACGACTTCGATTGGCATGATGCAGCTTCCTCCGGTGGTGATCTCTACGCCGTTGAAGATTTTGTTGTTTGTCATGGTGGATGGCTGGAATCTGCTGGCTGACCACTTGATCAAGAGCTTTTGA
- a CDS encoding flagellar biosynthetic protein FliQ has protein sequence MGPDQTVELMRRVLIEAMIVSAPLLVVTCTVSLVVSLVQTLTGVQEQTLTAVPRLVVVFGVTMVALPWMVHRLVNFTLQLFSSFHRYLG, from the coding sequence ATGGGACCGGATCAGACAGTTGAGCTGATGCGAAGGGTGCTGATCGAGGCGATGATCGTGAGCGCGCCTTTGCTTGTCGTTACGTGCACGGTGAGCCTGGTTGTAAGCCTTGTTCAGACTCTGACTGGTGTGCAGGAGCAGACGCTGACCGCGGTTCCGCGGTTGGTTGTGGTGTTTGGAGTGACGATGGTGGCGCTCCCCTGGATGGTGCACCGGCTGGTCAACTTTACGCTGCAGCTCTTCAGCAGTTTTCACAGATATCTCGGGTAG
- a CDS encoding flagellar biosynthetic protein FliR, translating into MQRATVIDNWSNYLQAAVLVMLRLSGLMVFAPLFSSAAIAPRIKAGFVIAMTVLLTPAVAAIPNASATLSAGTILGELGVGLVFGLSLMLLSESILFAAALLGIEFSFSLVNLMDPNSMIETPVLGQLLGWLNLLALIGAGLDRSLLAALVRSFCSVPIGHAMVQLKTGSALAGMAGGIFLAGLQLAAPVVGAATVVEVTVALVSRMSPQLPAMIVGVPLKTMVSYTVLIASLAVWPGWIERHFTALLDAAQKLVTEA; encoded by the coding sequence GTGCAAAGGGCAACTGTGATCGATAACTGGTCAAACTATCTGCAGGCGGCCGTTTTGGTGATGCTGCGTCTGAGCGGCCTGATGGTCTTCGCTCCACTGTTCTCTTCGGCAGCGATCGCGCCACGGATTAAGGCCGGCTTTGTGATCGCGATGACGGTGCTGTTGACTCCAGCCGTAGCGGCTATTCCAAATGCGAGCGCAACTCTGAGTGCGGGCACGATTCTTGGTGAACTTGGTGTGGGGCTTGTGTTCGGGCTTTCTCTGATGCTGTTGAGCGAGTCGATTTTGTTTGCTGCGGCGCTGCTGGGGATCGAATTCAGTTTTTCGCTTGTGAATCTGATGGATCCAAATTCCATGATTGAGACACCTGTGCTGGGACAGCTGCTTGGGTGGCTTAACCTGCTGGCCCTGATTGGCGCAGGGCTCGACCGCAGTCTTCTGGCCGCGCTGGTGCGTAGCTTTTGCTCCGTCCCCATTGGCCACGCTATGGTGCAGCTAAAGACGGGCTCGGCTCTCGCGGGAATGGCTGGAGGAATCTTTCTTGCCGGACTGCAACTCGCAGCTCCGGTGGTTGGTGCGGCAACTGTGGTAGAGGTGACGGTCGCGCTGGTGTCGAGAATGTCGCCGCAGCTGCCGGCGATGATCGTGGGGGTGCCCCTGAAGACGATGGTCTCTTACACGGTGCTTATCGCCAGCCTTGCTGTGTGGCCGGGCTGGATTGAACGGCACTTTACCGCATTGCTGGACGCCGCGCAGAAGTTAGTGACGGAAGCGTGA